DNA from Rhizobacter sp. J219:
GAACGACGCCACACGGGCGCTGGTGGAGCGCCACCTGCGCGGCGGTGAAGGCGACGCACTCGAATTCCACAACCTGCAGACCCTCTTTGGCCACGCGGTGCGCACGGGCGAGGTGGTCATCGCCAACAAGCCGGGCCTGGACCCGCGGCGTGGCGGCGGCCTGCCGGCGGGGCACCCGCCGATGCGCTCGTTCCTTGGCGTGCCGCTCTTCCACGGCGGCGAGATGGTCGGCCAGCTCGGCTTGGCCAACCGCGACGGTGGCTACGACCAGGCGCTGGTCGAGCGCCTGCAGCCGCTCTTCACCAGCGTGGCGGCCATCATGGGTGCGGTGCGTGCCGAGCGTGAGCGCACCGCGGCCGAGCAGGCGCTGCGCGCGCAGCAGGTGCAGCTGCAGGCCACCGTCGACCTGGCCGGCGTGGGCATCGTCGAACTCTCGCTCGACGGCATGCCGCGCATGGTCAACCAGCGCATGTGCGACATGCTCGGGCGCACGCGCGACGCGCAGCTGAAGCTGCACACCGATCAGGTCACGCACCCCGACGACCTGCCCGCCGAGCGCACGCTGCGTGCGCGCCTGCTGGCCGGCGAATTCCCGCGCTATCACAGCGCCAAGCGCTTTCTGCACGCCGAGGGACACGCGGTCTGGGTGAATGCGAACACCACGCTCGTGCGCAAGGCCGACGGCAGCCCCGACTACCTGATCGTGGTGGCCGAAGACACCACCGAGCGCATGCAGGCCGACGCCGCGCTGCGCAGCAGCCAGCAGCGCTTTCTCGATCTCGTGAACTCGGTCGACGGCATCTTCTGGGAGGCCGACTTCGAAGAGCGCCGCTTTACCTACGTGAGTGACAAGGCCGAGGCCATCACCGGCTTCGCGCCGGAGCGCTGGATGGAGCGGAAGTTCTGGTCCCGGCAGGTGCACCCCGACGACCGCGACCGCGCGGTGAACGAGGTCATCGCGGTGCAGCTGGCGGGCTCGCCGCAGTCGATCGAGTACCGCTTCATCGCCGCCGACGGGCGGGTGCTGTGGATGAGCAGCCTCGTCACCGTGCTGCAAAGCGAAGACGGCCGCCGCCTGCTGCGCGGCCTGATCATCGACGCCACCGCGCGCAAACGCGCCGAAGAGAACGAGCTGGCCGCCCAGGCCGCGCTGCGCGCAAATGCGGCCAAGACGCAGTTCCTCTCGCGCATGAGCCACGAGCTGCGCACGCCGCTCAACGCGGTGCTCGGCTTCGCGCAGCTGCTGGTGCTCGACACCGCGCAGCCGCTCACGCCCGCGCAGCGCGCCCGCGTCGAACACATCTCGCAGGCCGGCGCACACCTGCTCGCGATGATCAACGACGTGCTCGATCTCTCGCGCATCGAGAGCGGCGGTGTCTCGCTGACGCCCGCGGTGGTGCCCGTCTACCTCGTCGTCAGCGAGGCGATGGCGCTGGTGGCCAATGCCGCCGCCGAGGCCAGCGTCACGATGCAGGTCGACCGCAGCCAGCGCGAACTGGCGGCCATCACCACCTGCGTGCGGGCCGACCACCTTCGGCTGCGGCAGGTGCTGGTCAACCTGCTCAGCAACGCGATCAAGTACAACCGGCCGGGCGGCAGCGTGGTGGTGCGCTGGCCGGTGCGCGTCGACGGCCAGGTGCTGCTGCAGGTGCAAGACACCGGCATCGGCCTCAGCGCCGCGCAGCAGGAGCACCTGTTCGAGCCCTTCAACCGGCTGGGCATCGAGCGCAGCGGCATCGAAGGCACCGGCATCGGCCTTGTGATCACGCAGCGGCTGATGCAGGTGATGGGCGGGCGCCTCACCGTCGAGAGCACGGTGGGCGTGGGCAGCTGCTTCACCGCCACCCTGCCCGAAGCGCACCCGGTGGGCGCGCAGCCGGTTCAGGCCTGATCGGCCTTCCGGCGCCCGAGCAGCGCCCACAACGCGATCGCCCCGAAGGTGGCGGTGCCGATGCCGCCGAGCGCCCAGCCGCCGAACTTGAGCGTGAAGTCGCCGGTGCCGAGGATGAGCGTGATCGCCGCGACGAGCAGGTTGCGGTTGTCGCTGAAGTCGACCTGGTTGTCGACCCAGATCTTCGCCCCCGCCACCGCGATGAGGCCGAAGACGACGATGCTCACGCCGCCCATCACCGCGAGCGGAATGGTCTGGATCAGCGCGCCGAATTTCGGGCTGAAGCCGAGCACGATGGCGATCAGCGCCGCCACGACGAACATCGCCGTCGAGTAGATCTTGGTCGCCGCCATCACGCCGATGTTTTCGGCGTAGGTGGTGACGCCCGTGCCGCCGGCGGCACCGCTCACGACGGTGGCCACGCCGTCGCCGATGAAGGCGCGGCCGAGCATCGGGTTGAGGTCGCGCCCGGTCATCGCGCTCACCGCCTTGATGTGGCCGAGGTTCTCGGCCACGAGGATCAGCGCCACGGGTGCGATCAGCAGCATCGCCTCACCGCTGAACACCGGCGCGGCGAACTTCGGCAGACCGATGAACGGTGCGGCGGCGACGGCCGAGAAGTCGATCGGCTTGCCCAGGCCGAAGCCGTTGGTCAGCACGCCGTAGACCACGCTCGCTGCGATCAGCCCGACCAGGATCAGGAGCCGCTGCGCCATGCCGCGTGTGTACACCGCGACGAGGCCGACGCTCACGAAGGTGACGGCCTGCATCCACGCATCGAACGCGGTCGGTGCCATGTTCTTGATCGGCACGCTGGCGAGGTTCAAGCCGATCACCGCGACCACCGAGCCGGTGACGACGGGGGGCATCAGGCGCTCGATCCAGTGCACCGCGCGGCCCTGCTCCACCTCGTCGACCTCCAGCCCGGCGATGGTGCTGGAGCGGAAGTGGCGCTCGTTGGTGAAATGCACCAGCACGCCGATCAGCGTGTAGATCACGCCGCAGGCGATGATGCCGCCGAGCGCCACGCCGAGGTTGCCGTTGGCGCCCTTGCCGGCGTAGCCGCTGGCGGCGATCACCACGCCGATGAAGGCGAAGCTCGAGCCGAGGTAGCTCGGCACCTGGCCGCCCACGATGAAGAAGAAGATCAGCGTGCCCACGCCGCTCATCAGGATGGCGACGTTGGGGTCGAAGCCCATCAAGAGCGGCGCCAGCACCGTGGCGCCGAACATCGCGATCACGTGCTGCACGCCCATCGCAAACGTCTGCGGCCAGGGCAGGCGCTCATCGGGCGCGACCACGATGCCGGGAACGGGGCGCTTGACGCGCCATTCGGGGAAGAGGCTCATGAAGGCTCCTTGCACGCGCTGTGGTGCGCGGCAGTGTAGGAGCCCGGGGGATCAGTGCGTCATGGGGGATGACGCTCTCGACAAGCGGCCAAAAAAATAGGGAAGCGGGACAGGTTCTGGGAGCTCGCTCTC
Protein-coding regions in this window:
- a CDS encoding PAS domain S-box protein, translating into MSEPPVSPQDLAAIIGRVQSRYIRAAPPREVFDPLLVDLLDCTGSEYGFMAAVLHDEQGQPFLRMEVLTDISWNDATRALVERHLRGGEGDALEFHNLQTLFGHAVRTGEVVIANKPGLDPRRGGGLPAGHPPMRSFLGVPLFHGGEMVGQLGLANRDGGYDQALVERLQPLFTSVAAIMGAVRAERERTAAEQALRAQQVQLQATVDLAGVGIVELSLDGMPRMVNQRMCDMLGRTRDAQLKLHTDQVTHPDDLPAERTLRARLLAGEFPRYHSAKRFLHAEGHAVWVNANTTLVRKADGSPDYLIVVAEDTTERMQADAALRSSQQRFLDLVNSVDGIFWEADFEERRFTYVSDKAEAITGFAPERWMERKFWSRQVHPDDRDRAVNEVIAVQLAGSPQSIEYRFIAADGRVLWMSSLVTVLQSEDGRRLLRGLIIDATARKRAEENELAAQAALRANAAKTQFLSRMSHELRTPLNAVLGFAQLLVLDTAQPLTPAQRARVEHISQAGAHLLAMINDVLDLSRIESGGVSLTPAVVPVYLVVSEAMALVANAAAEASVTMQVDRSQRELAAITTCVRADHLRLRQVLVNLLSNAIKYNRPGGSVVVRWPVRVDGQVLLQVQDTGIGLSAAQQEHLFEPFNRLGIERSGIEGTGIGLVITQRLMQVMGGRLTVESTVGVGSCFTATLPEAHPVGAQPVQA
- a CDS encoding solute carrier family 23 protein translates to MSLFPEWRVKRPVPGIVVAPDERLPWPQTFAMGVQHVIAMFGATVLAPLLMGFDPNVAILMSGVGTLIFFFIVGGQVPSYLGSSFAFIGVVIAASGYAGKGANGNLGVALGGIIACGVIYTLIGVLVHFTNERHFRSSTIAGLEVDEVEQGRAVHWIERLMPPVVTGSVVAVIGLNLASVPIKNMAPTAFDAWMQAVTFVSVGLVAVYTRGMAQRLLILVGLIAASVVYGVLTNGFGLGKPIDFSAVAAAPFIGLPKFAAPVFSGEAMLLIAPVALILVAENLGHIKAVSAMTGRDLNPMLGRAFIGDGVATVVSGAAGGTGVTTYAENIGVMAATKIYSTAMFVVAALIAIVLGFSPKFGALIQTIPLAVMGGVSIVVFGLIAVAGAKIWVDNQVDFSDNRNLLVAAITLILGTGDFTLKFGGWALGGIGTATFGAIALWALLGRRKADQA